Genomic window (Methanomassiliicoccales archaeon):
AAATTATCGATTATACTACTCGCCTTGCGAATGAGATCAACATGGAGTGGATTTTCGGTTTTCAATTCAAAATGGGCGGTGATGGCATTCCAAAGTTACTCGAATGCAATCCGCGTGTTCAAGGAACGATGGTGATGTCCACATTGGCAGGTGCCAACCTCATTTATGCCTCCGTCAAAAATATTCTATCCGGAGAAATCCCCCCTATGGAAATCAAATGGGGCATGGAATTCGTAAGATATTGGGGTGGACTCTCTATTTACGATGGTAAATTGATGGAGATTATATGAGATACTGGCAAAGGTATTCCAAGTATCTGCTCAGCGGAGAATGGCATATCCATACGAATCTTACTGATGGGTTATGTTCAATCGACGACATTTGTCTTCGGGCTAGAGAACTTGGCATACCCCTTATTGCTTTTACGGAACACATTCGTAATGTGCCATCATATGATCCTCACCAATTCATCGAAAGCGTTTATGCATGCAGAAATGAATTTCCAGATGTGATAATTCTCTGCGGATTTGAAGTAAAGATTTTGGAAGACGGCGAGCCAAATGCCGATAAAGGATATCTTGAAAAGGGCGATTATAACATTTTTGCATTTCATTCTTTTCCAGAGGATAAAGATCTCTACCTTGATGCTCTCATGAACGCGATAAAGAACCGTCTTTTCGACTGTTGGGGGCATCCTGGTCTTGTAAATGGCCAGATATTTCCGTTGGAAGAAAACTATTTGAGATCAATCTTTTCCCTCATGAAGGAAAGGGAAATGTTGCTAGAGGTGAATGAAAAATATGCTGTTCCTTCAATTGAATGGATCCCTCTCATCAGGGAATACGAGGTTCAGCTCGTTAGGGGATCGGATGTTCATTCTTTAGAACACCTATCTGCAAGATCGATGTGCTTGGAAAAAGTACTGTCCGTTGCATCTTCATGAATTGGATATAAAATGCGTATATTCATTCAGAATTCTAGATAGCAATTTCCTATGGGTTTCGTGTCTTTTTGAATTTTGAGTCTTATAATTCCAATGCATTAAATAATCAGCTAGCAGACCGTTGTTTTTGAGGTTCTCATAGTTTCCATTTTACCTCAACATTTAAAACTCGTGCTCTATCTGATTTTCGCACTTCTATTATATGGCAAAGCTGGCACTGAATTTATTTCATCATTTGTAATGCTTTGTTTTCATAATCATGTATAAATTCAAAAAACTTGACTAGTTCGTCTCTGGGTACGTATTTCGCAAGTAATAACAACATCAAATCGCATTTATTCCTGGAAATTGCCAAAAGCTCAACTAACTTGACAACAATGCTGTTAGCGATATCGTTTCTTGTAACTGAGAAATCATTTAGCAAATCCGAAACAGAAGCTATAATATCATTGTAATCGATTATGGTCGAGCGCGTTTGCTGCTGAGATATAGCATCTTTACCAATATAGAAGCCAAGCTCCCTGCAGAGGTATTCTACAAAATCCTTGAGCTCTCTATTCTCCTTTCGGAGCATTTCATTTTCATTTACCAACAAAATGCATAAAGACAGCAGTGCGATTG
Coding sequences:
- a CDS encoding ATP-grasp domain-containing protein, whose translation is MDFLHKILGDEFPSLLVMEYLPGDEYTVDVFRSPANTKTIAIPRKRRVMKNGITFSGVIEKNDEIIDYTTRLANEINMEWIFGFQFKMGGDGIPKLLECNPRVQGTMVMSTLAGANLIYASVKNILSGEIPPMEIKWGMEFVRYWGGLSIYDGKLMEII
- a CDS encoding PHP domain-containing protein codes for the protein MRYWQRYSKYLLSGEWHIHTNLTDGLCSIDDICLRARELGIPLIAFTEHIRNVPSYDPHQFIESVYACRNEFPDVIILCGFEVKILEDGEPNADKGYLEKGDYNIFAFHSFPEDKDLYLDALMNAIKNRLFDCWGHPGLVNGQIFPLEENYLRSIFSLMKEREMLLEVNEKYAVPSIEWIPLIREYEVQLVRGSDVHSLEHLSARSMCLEKVLSVASS